TTTTTTACAACCGCTATAGTCAATCTCCTATGATAACTCTTTACCTTGACCTGAAAGCCGTTGCAGGTAATTACGTAGAGTTACGCTACTTTACCGATAATTACAACAAATACGAAAAACGCACACTCCCCCTGAGCGAAATTACTGATTTAATCGAGATAGCAGAAAGAGATTATTACGTTTCCTCCTTTGCGGAAGATTACGCAGTTACAGGATCTCGATTGTATAACTGGTTAGATGGGAGTGACAGATGGTTACAAAAACTCATCAATCAATATCAGCGTCAAGGAATCATTTTAGCCATTGCAACAGCCGAAAAACTCGCCCATTTACCTTGGGAAGTTCTGCACGATCACAATAGTTTTCTCGTTCAACGGTCAATTATTCCTATACGGTGGGTATCATCGGACTCTGTAAAAACATTGTCTGTGGAAAAAAACCCAGAAAACCGCGCTTTGCAAGTCTTATTTATGGCTACTTCCCCCCAAGGAGTAGAACCTGTATTAGATTATGAAGCAGAAGAAGCACGAATTTTAGAAGCGACGGGAAGACAACCTTTAGCTTTGACAGTGGAAGAAAGCGGTTGTTTATCAGAATTGCGCTATTTAGTGGATTATTACGGTAAAGATTATTTTGATATTTTCCATATTACCGGTCATGCCACAATTACCAACGGACAACCGGAATTTATTACCGAAACCGAAACCGGCGCGGCTTATAATGCCAGTGCAGAAGATATCGCTACCGCACTACAATTCCGATTACCCAAACTGATTTTCCTTTCTGGTTGTCGCACTGGACAAGCTGGTAGTAAAGATGATAATTATGGTTCTGTGCCTTCAATGGCGGAAGAATTACTCAAAGCAGGTGCAAAAGCCGTTTTGGGATGGGGACAAAAAGTTTTAGAATCTGATGCAACGGAAGCAGCAGCGACATTATATAAAGAATTAGCCGCCGGAAAGCAAATCACCGAAGCAGTTGCCAGTACCTATCAAACATTAATCAAAAATAAGGCGCGGGATTGGCATTTGTTGCGATTATATGCAGCCGATAGTTTACCAGGAGAATTGGTGACACCATTGCGGACTCCGGGAAGGAAACCAGCACCACTGCTTTCTGTGAGTACGGAATTTTTCGATCCTGCAGGAAGGGTGAAAGTCCCCACCCGTGAGAGTTTTGTTGGTCGTCGTCGTCAGTTACAAAGTTGTTTAAGGACGCTGACACAATCAACGGAAGAGATAGGGGTATTAATTTATGGCATGGGTGGTTTAGGTAAAAGTAGTTTAGCAGCTAGACTATGTGACCGACTCCCCCATTTTCAGTGTGTTGTGTTGGTGGGGAGAATTGATGAACCGAGTTTAGTTAGTGAGTTAGTGAAAAAGTTGGATGATAACGAACAACGCAAACAACTACAAAATCCTGATGAGGAATTGAGATTTAGATTCAAGCGGGTATTTCAGCAGTTGTCGGACGCTGGGGAAAAGCCGTTTTTGTTGGTGTTGGATGATTTTGAGGATAATTTAGAACCTCGTCAGGATAGCTTTGTCCTGAAAACAGCAGCCGCAGAGGTTTTAACGGCTTTGGTTTGGGCGATTCGGGAAACTTACACCAATCATCGCTTAATTCTCACCTGTCGTTATGATTTTGAATTTAGCCAGTTGCGGTATTTCTATAAACAGCCCTTGGAAGGAATGCGGGGGGCAGATTTAAGAAAAAAGTGTAGTCGTCTTGAGGCTTTTGGGGCAAAATCTCAGGTAGATGAGGCGTTGAAATCTCAAGCACGGAGGTTAGCTGATGGTAATCCCCGGTTGCTGGAATGGTTGGATAAGATTTTGCAAGCACCCCACTCACCCCACCCCCTAGCCCCCTCCCCGCAAGCGAGGAGGGGGGATAAGAGTTTTGATGTTGATGTGGTGGTGATTCTCAATCGTTTAGAAGTTGATGCGGTGGAGTTGCGAGAACAGGTTTTAGCTGAAGCTTTGCTGCAACAAATGGATGAAACGATGGGGGAAATGTTGTCACAGGGTTTGGTGTTTGAGTTACCAGTCCCCAGGGAAGCATTAACCGCAGTTTGTGAAAATATCCCCAATTTGGAAAATTATATCAATCGCGCAGTGGCCTTGGGATTGTTGGAAGTTAGTCCTGATGAGTCGTTACGAGTACCGAGAATTTTGCCGTTGACGTTATCCACTCATGTAGAAACCTTGCATCAACAAGGGGCTGAGGTGTTATGTCGTCTGTGGTGGAAAGAAGGAGAAACCAGAACAGAAGAAGAAGTGTTAGAAATTCATCGGTTAGCGTTGCTTGCGAAAAAAGGAGAAATTGCCTCAAAAGTTGGATCGGTTTTGGCAAGTAATTGGAGGAAGAAAAGCCGATTTCGTGAAGCCTTGTATCTTTGCAAATCTACCTTAAATATTGTTGACGATTATCATATTTTGCATCAACTAGCACGATCTGAACAAGAACTTGGAGAAATTGAACAAGCAGAACAACATTATCAACAAGCACTAAAACTTTGTCCAGTAACAGATGAAAAAACAAAAGCTGCTATTATTAATAATTTGGCTAATATTTTCGTTCAGCAAGGTCGAGTAAACATAGCTCTTAATCTTTTTTCTCAATCTTTAGAAATCACAAAGCGTATCCGTGATTTTAATGGTCAAGCTGCGATTCTACACAATATATCTAATATTAATATAGCTAATAAGAACTTTGAAGAAGCAATCCAAAACCTTGATGAAATTATTCAAATTGATGAAAGTCAGAATAATTTTTTGGGCAAAGCAAAAACATTTAATAGTAGAGCTAATATTTATTATGAACAAGATCAATTTGAAAAAGCACTCGAATATTTTCAGAAGTCTTTTGCAATATTTAAAAATCAAAATGACATTCAGGGTCAGATTACAGCTTTACATAACATAGTCAATATCTATCAAAGACAAGGAAACCATAAGTATGCAAGAGTTATTCTTTCTCAAGCTCTGCAAAATGCAAAGGATAGTGGTGCTATGTATATCCAGGCTGCAATATTAAATAGTATGGCATTTACCTACGATAAACAAGATGGATTTGATGAGAAAATAATTTGCTTTGAGGAGGCTTTTAAAATTGCACAATATATTCAAGATGTGAATGCTCAGGCTACCACACTGGGTAATATGGCATCTATTAATGCTAAACAGGGTAACACTGAAGAAGCAATCACTCAATTTAAGCAATTATTAGCATTAGAACTTCATGAAAATAATGAGAATTTCACACTAAAGGCAAGAACATTAGCAATGTTGGGTCAGTTGTTAGCATATCAAAAAAGAGATTTTGTTACTGCATTAGAATATTTACAGCAGTCTTTGGAGATATTACAGCGTATTCAATCTCCCGATGCTGAGACAGTGAGGAGAATTATCAAAAGAGTGCAACAAATGGCAAACGGTTAAGGTAATTTCTTCAACTTCCAACTTTTGAAAATGCTGCAACAAACATCAAAACAAGAAACTGAATGGGAATTTGCAGAAATCTGGGTAGATACTCTGATATCTCCTCCTTATATTCTGATGTTAGTCAAAGAACAATCAGGAAAATTCTGTATTCATAACCCTGCACAAAACTATAAAATCATCTTTGCTAGTGACAATTATGAAGCCGCTAAAATGTGGCTACTAGAAGATGAATATGAAAGATTGAACAGTCGTATTTTACAACAAGATTCTGATGATGAAGATTAAAAGAGACGTTAATCTAAAACGCCTCTTTTTTCCAGAACATCTAATCAACTTTAAACCTAGCTAATAATTCCTCACGAGAAAGATTAGATAAATTCAGTAACAACTGCGTTCTCTCTGTTAAAGTAAGTTCCATCAACTTCGCAACAATAGCAGATAACTCCTCATCTAAATTACCAAAACGCACTGCTAACAAACTCTCTACCATCAAACGCTGTCCGTCTTGTTGTCCTTCTTCTATTCCCTCTTGTTTCCATTCTTCCCGTTGTTTAAGATATGCTGGTGATAAACTCATAATTAACTCCTTTACTTCTTCATCATTGACATCACTATTCAATTCTAAATTTTTCCGCCAAGATGCGAAAATTTCCATTAATCTATCCCATTTATCATTCTCTTTGGACAGTTCAACTACTTCGCTGATAGCTTCATTTTGAGTTCTACCTTTTCCTAATACCCTTAACCATAGTGTATCCTCTGTCATGGGTAACTGGTTAATAGCCACAATAGCCGCTTTCTGGTATTTTGGCAGAAAATACACTCCTTTTTCCCATCCCTCCTTTGCTGTCGCTCCAAAGCCTTCAAGGATTTTTTCAGAACAAGTTGGTATTAAAATCCAGAGAAAGGGTAATTCTTCTTCAGAAATAGAACGTTTTTCTCTTTTCGCTTGTCGTAATAATTCACTCTGCACACTATACAATTTTAACAAACAACTTCTAATTTCTATCTCATTAGGTGCATTACGGTAAGGTTCAAATAAACAGCTTGTAACCGCCATTTTTCCTAATAATCCTAATTCAGAATTTACAGATTTTGTTGTGGGAACAAACCAAACATCAATTTCTTGAACTTCGCTTTTTACATCTTTACTCGTTTTGACCTCTCCTAGAGGTGCTAATAATTCCTCTAGATATTCTTTAGCTAGTTGGTCATGGGGTTGTCGTGTCATACAATTTTCAAGAAAATATTTGTTAATTTAATAATTAATTTGTTATCTGTTTTAATTGTATAAAAAACTCGGTTGTTCTGGATAAATTCAAAGTTATTTTAACAGATAAACACAACAGCTTACCCATCACCCATTACCACAAAATTGTAGAGAAGTTGTATTTAACATCTCTACAGAATTACAAAGAAATTTAATTTCTTATTTGTGGTTTATTTGTGGTTTATCTTGTTTTTCTTAATGTTCAGCACCAGTATGTACAGTTTTTACCCATTTCAGCCGTTTTGGACGTACCGACATCCGCGCAGTCGCGCTACTCATCACCACCAACCAATGCAACATATAAATACTGCCGCGAATGGTTTGCAGAAGTAACACAAAATAGTTAGATGTTTTCTGATCTTGGCGTGTGCGCTGTAACCCAGCAAACATCCCTACAAAAGACATCGTAACCGACAAACCCGTGACAGGGGCTAATATGGGTGGACGATGGCGAATTATTGACATTAATAAATCGGGTACTGCTGCTGTAGGTAAAATATACATAATCAGCAGAAAAATCAGTAAATCCACAGTTTTCCGCGTTCCCATGCGGTTTTTGAGGATGAGATCCCAGTAATCTAAATAACGCTGATAACCACCCTCAGCCCAGCGGTTGCGTTGATGCCAAAGTGCGATCGCATTTGTGACTCCTTCTTCTTGCACTGGGGGATAGAACATACATTCAATATCCCATTTATCCAGATTCAAGCGAATTGTCAAATCTAAATCATCGGTGATAGTTTCCTCATTCCAGCCACCGCAGCTATCCAAAGCTTGACGACGGACAAATTGACCATTTCCCCGCAGTTCACCCAGTCCACCAATAGCAGTGCGTTGTTGTTGAAACCAAGTATCAACAGCCATTTCTGCCATTTGTCCCTTAGTCCAAAAATTTTCTTTGGCGTTAGCGATCGCTTTTCGTACCTGTATCGCTCCCACCTGTTCTTTTTGGAACACAGGCACAACCTGTAACAGTAAATCTGGGTCAACTTGGGCATCAGCATCAAACACAGCAATGATGTCCCCCTTAGTCATAGGTAGCACCTGATTCAAAGCCCCTGACTTACCGCCAGTAGCTTCAGCAGAACGCCTGAGTACCTTGAGTTGCTTGTATTCTTGCTTCAGTTGTGCTAATAACTGCGGCGTGCTGTCCGTACTATTATCATCAATAATCCAGACCTCATATTCACCATTAGCATATTCCAGACTACAAAGATTCTTGACTAATCTGCCAATAACTGCTTCCTCATTTTTTGCGGCTACTAACACAGAGACACAAGGCAAATCTCCCTGTATTTCTTTAGCATGATGGCGGGGTCTAGCAAAGATAATCCTGAAGGCATGAATGCCTAAGATAGTTGTGAGTCCGAGAATGAAAATAGAACCCCAGGAAACTAAATGTAAAGCGATCGTCCCACTCCAGACTATAGTCAAGACTAGGGCGGCTTTGGGTCTACGTCGTTGAAACCGGGATGAGAGTAAAGACACAGCATTTGCTTCTTCCACTGACTCATCTTCTACCGATAGGTCAGACAGAAGGGAGTTAAGGGGATCAGAAGTTCCGTTGTAAGAGTCGTGTTCCGGCCAGGAATTCGCTGGCATAGTTAATTTGAGTGAAGAATCAGTATTTGTTTAAAGTTTACAGTTTTTGAAGCATAAAGCCCACTAGTAGGGGTTTAGCATTGCTAAACCCTTACTGACTTAATCAGGACTTACGCGAAACAGAACGAGAGTAGGGGTAATGGATTACCCCTACGCAAGAATCAGGTTTTGAGTTCAATCTTGCGTAAGTCCTATTAATCTGTCAATCAAGAGTCTAATGTCGCAAAATAGACTCAATGGGAATCTTTTCCGATTCAACTTTTTGATGAAAATTACAAATATTTTTCCCGCCCTGTGTGAATACACATAGTTGTGGGAATACTATTGATGACAAATCAAAATCCCCTAAATTTAGCTAACTTGAGGAATTTTCAACAATGTCTATCGACCAAATTCAGCCTGTGAGTCCACAACAAGCTACTGTCTATCTCCCTTACATCCAGCAAGGCAAACGGAATTTCTTGCCCTATGCCATCAGTCTTTATCAAAAAGGCTTTGTAGAGGGACATCGCAAAATAGAAGGCAG
This genomic interval from Anabaena sphaerica FACHB-251 contains the following:
- a CDS encoding tetratricopeptide repeat protein, which codes for MITLYLDLKAVAGNYVELRYFTDNYNKYEKRTLPLSEITDLIEIAERDYYVSSFAEDYAVTGSRLYNWLDGSDRWLQKLINQYQRQGIILAIATAEKLAHLPWEVLHDHNSFLVQRSIIPIRWVSSDSVKTLSVEKNPENRALQVLFMATSPQGVEPVLDYEAEEARILEATGRQPLALTVEESGCLSELRYLVDYYGKDYFDIFHITGHATITNGQPEFITETETGAAYNASAEDIATALQFRLPKLIFLSGCRTGQAGSKDDNYGSVPSMAEELLKAGAKAVLGWGQKVLESDATEAAATLYKELAAGKQITEAVASTYQTLIKNKARDWHLLRLYAADSLPGELVTPLRTPGRKPAPLLSVSTEFFDPAGRVKVPTRESFVGRRRQLQSCLRTLTQSTEEIGVLIYGMGGLGKSSLAARLCDRLPHFQCVVLVGRIDEPSLVSELVKKLDDNEQRKQLQNPDEELRFRFKRVFQQLSDAGEKPFLLVLDDFEDNLEPRQDSFVLKTAAAEVLTALVWAIRETYTNHRLILTCRYDFEFSQLRYFYKQPLEGMRGADLRKKCSRLEAFGAKSQVDEALKSQARRLADGNPRLLEWLDKILQAPHSPHPLAPSPQARRGDKSFDVDVVVILNRLEVDAVELREQVLAEALLQQMDETMGEMLSQGLVFELPVPREALTAVCENIPNLENYINRAVALGLLEVSPDESLRVPRILPLTLSTHVETLHQQGAEVLCRLWWKEGETRTEEEVLEIHRLALLAKKGEIASKVGSVLASNWRKKSRFREALYLCKSTLNIVDDYHILHQLARSEQELGEIEQAEQHYQQALKLCPVTDEKTKAAIINNLANIFVQQGRVNIALNLFSQSLEITKRIRDFNGQAAILHNISNINIANKNFEEAIQNLDEIIQIDESQNNFLGKAKTFNSRANIYYEQDQFEKALEYFQKSFAIFKNQNDIQGQITALHNIVNIYQRQGNHKYARVILSQALQNAKDSGAMYIQAAILNSMAFTYDKQDGFDEKIICFEEAFKIAQYIQDVNAQATTLGNMASINAKQGNTEEAITQFKQLLALELHENNENFTLKARTLAMLGQLLAYQKRDFVTALEYLQQSLEILQRIQSPDAETVRRIIKRVQQMANG
- a CDS encoding glycosyltransferase; translated protein: MPANSWPEHDSYNGTSDPLNSLLSDLSVEDESVEEANAVSLLSSRFQRRRPKAALVLTIVWSGTIALHLVSWGSIFILGLTTILGIHAFRIIFARPRHHAKEIQGDLPCVSVLVAAKNEEAVIGRLVKNLCSLEYANGEYEVWIIDDNSTDSTPQLLAQLKQEYKQLKVLRRSAEATGGKSGALNQVLPMTKGDIIAVFDADAQVDPDLLLQVVPVFQKEQVGAIQVRKAIANAKENFWTKGQMAEMAVDTWFQQQRTAIGGLGELRGNGQFVRRQALDSCGGWNEETITDDLDLTIRLNLDKWDIECMFYPPVQEEGVTNAIALWHQRNRWAEGGYQRYLDYWDLILKNRMGTRKTVDLLIFLLIMYILPTAAVPDLLMSIIRHRPPILAPVTGLSVTMSFVGMFAGLQRTRQDQKTSNYFVLLLQTIRGSIYMLHWLVVMSSATARMSVRPKRLKWVKTVHTGAEH